The following nucleotide sequence is from Actinomycetes bacterium.
TGCCGGTCGAACTGCCGGTCGAACTGCCGGTCGAACTGCCGGTCGAACTGCCGGTCGAACTGCCGGTCGAACTGCCGGTCGAACTGCCGGTCGAACTGCCGGTCGACGAGCCGGTCGACGAGCCGACGGTGCCGCTGGACGCCTGCTGCAACCCGGCTGGGGTGCCGCTCGGACGCCAGACGCCGTAGCCGACCACCAGCCCGGCCAGCAAGCCGCCACCGACCAAGATCGCGGCTCCCGCCAACAGCCGGGAGTGGTTGCGGCGAGGGGGGCCGGGCTGCGGTGGTTCGGCAGGAGCGGACCATGCGCCTGGCCAGCTCATGTCCGTGGGCGGCTGCGGCAGACTCGTTCCGTCGGGCTCGTACGGCTCATTCACGGCCTTCTCCTCATCGACTGAGAGCGAGGCTGGCGGCTCGGGCTCCGTCACTCATCACAGTCCCGCAGTCTGAGGAGGCCATGAGCCCAACCTGAGATGTCCCTAAAGGTTGTCAGATGCTTAGGAGTTGGCGGCCATGTCGCTCAACGAGAACCGGGACCCGCCGGCCCGCTTCGCGCTCAGCAGCGCCTGGTCGGCCCTGGCCAGCAGCATGTCCGCGTCCACGTACGGCGGGCCGCCGACAGCGGCCCCCACTGAACCATTGAGCAGGATCTCGCGACCGTTCACCTCGACCGGTCGAGACAACGCACCCAGGACCCGACGACAGACCTCCTCGGCGCCGTGCCTGCTCGACGCCGACGGGCACACGACCACGAACTCGTCCCCGCCGTAGCGCGCGACGGTGTCGCCGACTCGGACGCACTCCTGCAGCCTGGCCGCGGTCTCGACCAGCACGCCGTCACCGGCCAGGTGGCCGTAACGGTCGTTGACCGCCTTGAACGCGTCGAGATCGACGAACAGCACAGTGATGGGCGTCAGCGGCTGCCGCTGCTCGAGAGCGATCCGCAGCCGGTCCGCCAGCAGCAGCCGGTTGGGCAGGCCGGTCAGCGGGTCGGTGAGGGACATCGCCCGCAGCTCGGCGTCGCGCTGGCTGCGCTGCCGGGTGACGACCACCCCCAGCGTCGCAGTCAGGACGAGCCCGGCCAGCCGCACCCCGAACGGCCCGTGCCAGAGCGTCTCGGTGACCGCTCCAGCGATGATGCCGAGCAGCACCGCGAGGCCGCCGAGCACGGCGACCGCCGTCGGCTTCGCGAACGTGGCGGCCACCAGGACCGGGACCAGCAGGAACGTGAGGAAGACGGTCCCCGAGGTGACCACCTCGAGAACGAAGACGGCGAACAGCCCGACGAAGACGGCCAGCAGCCGCCAGTCCGGCCGGATCCCCACCGCACTGTCCCCTTCCCCGGCGAGCCTCGTGTGAGTGGCCCAAACCTAGCGCCCGACGGGGAGCGGACGGCGGATCCTGGCGCCCGCGACTGCGGTCAGCAGCAGGCCGCGGCAGTGACCCCGACCGGGATCTCGGCCCCGTCGTTATCGTCCGCTGCAGGCACCGGGGCAGAACGGCCGGACGGCGTCACGGCGGACAGCGCTGAGGCGATCCGGCCGAACGCCCGCAGCCGGGCCGCCTCCGGCTCGGCCGGGTCGACGAGCACGTCGATCAGCACCTGGGCGACCCCCAGGTCGTGGGCTGCGTGCGCCAGCTCGATCACGGCGACGGGGTGCGCGTCGATGCCCTCCGCCGCCACCCTGTGCGCCAGCTCGTCCATGTCGTGCACGCGGAACTCGATCATCGGGATCTCCTCTCGCGTGCCACTGTAGGGACGGCCATCTATAAGGAAAAGCGATCGTCTGTCATCACAACAATCATCTATGCTTATGTCCATGTCGGGCATCCACGGCCTCGAGCTGCGCCATCTGGCCGCCCTGCGCGCGGTGGCCGAGGAGGGGTCCTTCGGCCGCGCCGCGCAACGGCTCGGGTTCTCCCAGGCCGCCATCAGCCAGCAGATCGCCGGGCTAGAGCGGGCCATCGGGCAGCCGGTGTTCGACCGGCCGGGCGGGCCCCGCCGGGCCGAGATCACTCCCGCCGGCCGGCTG
It contains:
- a CDS encoding GGDEF domain-containing protein — its product is MGIRPDWRLLAVFVGLFAVFVLEVVTSGTVFLTFLLVPVLVAATFAKPTAVAVLGGLAVLLGIIAGAVTETLWHGPFGVRLAGLVLTATLGVVVTRQRSQRDAELRAMSLTDPLTGLPNRLLLADRLRIALEQRQPLTPITVLFVDLDAFKAVNDRYGHLAGDGVLVETAARLQECVRVGDTVARYGGDEFVVVCPSASSRHGAEEVCRRVLGALSRPVEVNGREILLNGSVGAAVGGPPYVDADMLLARADQALLSAKRAGGSRFSLSDMAANS